One window of the Allosaccharopolyspora coralli genome contains the following:
- a CDS encoding metal-sulfur cluster assembly factor, with translation MSSQDQTQVAEQDESEDVQRGAAGMPEVAPSAETASVEDVEEAMRDVVDPELGINVVDLGLVYGVHVEQDNTATIDMTLTSAACPLTDVIEEQARSALCGGPGGGLVGDMRINWVWMPPWGPEKITDDGREQLRALGFTV, from the coding sequence ATGAGCAGTCAGGACCAGACTCAGGTGGCGGAGCAGGACGAGTCCGAGGACGTGCAGCGGGGCGCCGCCGGCATGCCCGAGGTCGCGCCGAGCGCCGAGACCGCGTCCGTGGAGGACGTGGAGGAAGCGATGCGGGACGTCGTCGACCCCGAGCTGGGGATCAATGTCGTGGACCTCGGCTTGGTGTACGGCGTGCACGTGGAGCAGGACAACACGGCGACGATCGACATGACGTTGACGTCGGCGGCCTGCCCACTCACCGACGTGATCGAGGAGCAGGCGCGCAGCGCCCTGTGCGGCGGCCCCGGTGGCGGGCTCGTCGGCGACATGCGCATCAACTGGGTGTGGATGCCGCCGTGGGGCCCGGAGAAGATCACCGACGACGGTCGCGAGCAACTACGCGCTCTCGGCTTCACCGTCTGA
- the sufU gene encoding Fe-S cluster assembly sulfur transfer protein SufU: protein MQLEQMYQEIILDHYRNPHLRGLRDPFDAESFQVNPTCGDEVTLRVRLEGSGMDAVVQDVSYDGQGCSISQAATSVLTDLVVGRSVKEALTTQAAFTELMHGRGQVEPDEDVLDDGIAFAGVAKYPMRVKCALLGWMAFKDALSRVVDEVETS from the coding sequence ATGCAGCTCGAGCAGATGTATCAGGAAATCATCCTCGATCACTACCGCAATCCGCACCTGCGCGGGCTGCGGGACCCGTTCGACGCGGAGTCGTTCCAGGTCAACCCGACCTGCGGGGACGAGGTCACGCTTCGGGTCCGGCTGGAGGGCTCCGGCATGGACGCCGTGGTGCAGGATGTCTCCTACGACGGGCAGGGCTGCTCGATCAGCCAGGCGGCGACGTCGGTGCTCACCGATCTCGTCGTCGGCCGGTCCGTCAAGGAGGCGCTGACGACGCAGGCCGCGTTCACCGAGCTGATGCACGGCCGCGGCCAGGTCGAACCCGACGAGGATGTCTTGGACGACGGCATCGCCTTTGCCGGGGTCGCGAAGTACCCGATGCGGGTGAAGTGTGCTCTGCTGGGGTGGATGGCTTTCAAGGACGCCCTGTCCCGAGTTGTCGACGAGGTGGAAACTTCATGA
- a CDS encoding cysteine desulfurase, with protein sequence MTVQPPGAPEQVGTLATPLDTAAIRADFPILGRTVRENRPLVYLDSGATSQRPRQVLDAERAFLETSNAAVHRGAHQLAEEATDAFEHARATIARFVGVGVDEVVFTKNATEGVNLVAYAMSNAGTAGPEAERFRLGPGDEVVVTEMEHHANLVPWQQLCERTGATLRWFGVTADGRLDLSDVDSVITENAKLVAFVHQSNVLGTVNPTEPLVRRAQQVGALTVLDACQSVPHTPVDFRELDVDFAVFSGHKMLGPSGIGVLYGRTELLKAMPPFLTGGSMIEMVHIDRSTFAAPPQRFEAGVPMTSQAVGLGAAVDYLSSLGMERVAAHEHQLAERALRELSEIDGVRIIGPESSESRGATVSFVLDGVHPHDAGQVLDSHGVEVRVGHHCAWPLHRTVGVPATIRASFYLYNEPEEVTVLADAVRDAQRFFGVA encoded by the coding sequence ATGACCGTTCAGCCTCCCGGTGCCCCCGAGCAGGTGGGCACGCTCGCCACGCCGCTGGACACCGCGGCGATCCGTGCGGACTTCCCGATCCTGGGCCGCACGGTGCGCGAGAACCGGCCGTTGGTGTACCTGGACTCGGGCGCGACTTCGCAGCGTCCCCGCCAGGTGCTCGACGCCGAGCGCGCGTTCCTGGAGACGTCCAACGCGGCGGTGCACCGCGGCGCGCACCAGCTCGCCGAGGAGGCCACGGACGCGTTCGAGCATGCTCGTGCCACGATCGCCCGGTTCGTCGGTGTCGGCGTGGACGAGGTGGTCTTCACCAAGAACGCCACCGAGGGCGTCAACCTGGTGGCGTACGCGATGAGCAACGCAGGCACGGCGGGCCCGGAGGCGGAACGGTTCCGGCTGGGTCCGGGTGACGAGGTCGTGGTGACCGAGATGGAACACCACGCGAACCTGGTGCCGTGGCAGCAGTTGTGCGAGCGAACCGGCGCCACGCTGCGCTGGTTCGGCGTGACCGCGGACGGCAGGCTCGATCTCTCGGACGTGGACTCGGTCATCACGGAGAACGCGAAGCTCGTCGCGTTCGTCCACCAGTCCAACGTGCTCGGCACGGTGAACCCGACCGAGCCGCTGGTGCGCCGCGCGCAACAGGTGGGGGCGCTCACCGTGCTCGACGCGTGCCAGTCGGTGCCGCACACTCCGGTGGACTTCCGCGAGCTGGACGTGGACTTCGCGGTGTTCTCCGGGCACAAGATGCTCGGCCCGTCCGGGATCGGCGTACTCTATGGCCGCACCGAGCTGCTGAAGGCCATGCCGCCGTTCCTCACCGGCGGGTCGATGATCGAGATGGTGCACATCGACCGTTCGACGTTCGCGGCGCCGCCGCAGCGGTTCGAGGCGGGTGTGCCCATGACGTCGCAGGCGGTCGGGCTCGGCGCGGCGGTCGACTACCTGTCCTCGCTCGGCATGGAGCGCGTCGCCGCCCACGAGCACCAGCTTGCCGAACGTGCGCTGCGGGAACTCTCCGAGATCGACGGAGTGCGGATCATCGGTCCGGAGAGTTCGGAATCCCGCGGGGCGACGGTGTCGTTCGTGCTGGACGGGGTGCATCCGCACGATGCGGGCCAGGTCCTCGACAGCCACGGCGTCGAGGTCCGCGTGGGGCACCACTGCGCGTGGCCGCTGCATCGGACGGTGGGTGTGCCCGCGACCATCCGGGCGAGCTTCTATCTGTACAACGAACCGGAGGAAGTCACGGTGCTCGCGGACGCGGTGCGTGACGCTCAGCGGTTCTTCGGCGTGGCCTGA
- a CDS encoding DUF1697 domain-containing protein has product MSCCVALLRGINLGPANKVDMAELRTVFTALGHQEVSTYIRSGNVVFRSDRADLDEIARESQARIERDLGVTSAVIVRSHSDLEAVLRANPFMYDEHDPAKLHVAFLGKEPAPDVVDALNVPSGESARFAVVGREMYLHYPNGSARTKLGTSFLARLGVVATARNWRTVHKLHALTAD; this is encoded by the coding sequence GTGTCGTGTTGTGTCGCGCTGCTGCGCGGGATCAATCTCGGTCCGGCGAACAAGGTCGACATGGCCGAGCTGCGTACCGTGTTCACCGCGCTCGGGCACCAGGAGGTCAGCACCTACATTCGCAGCGGCAACGTGGTGTTCCGCTCGGATCGTGCTGACCTCGACGAGATCGCGCGGGAGTCGCAGGCGCGGATCGAACGAGACCTCGGAGTCACCTCGGCCGTCATCGTCCGCAGCCACTCGGACCTCGAAGCGGTGCTGCGCGCCAACCCGTTCATGTACGACGAGCACGACCCGGCGAAACTCCACGTGGCGTTTCTCGGGAAGGAGCCAGCACCCGACGTCGTGGACGCGTTGAACGTGCCATCGGGCGAATCAGCACGTTTCGCCGTCGTGGGGCGGGAGATGTACCTGCATTATCCGAACGGTTCCGCCCGGACGAAGCTCGGAACGTCGTTCCTCGCCCGCCTCGGAGTCGTGGCCACGGCACGCAACTGGCGCACCGTCCACAAGCTCCACGCCCTCACCGCGGACTGA